The Cytobacillus sp. NJ13 sequence TTTTTTCATTGTTTTTTTCAATATCTCCGCCATCAGCGATCATTGGATTTAAGCCGATATTGTCTTCTGCTTTCATCTCGCGTTCCTTCAGCTGAGCGTCAGTGAATTTACGGTTTAGCCAGGCCTGGACTGTGGCTCTTTTTAGATACTGTCCTTCCTGGAATAAATATTTATCAGGATCAAACGTGTTTTGCGCAACTCGCATAAGTCCTGTCTCAAATTCATTGATATCATATTTGGTGCTTACATTATTGACCACGAGACCTCTGGATTCACTTGGTTCAAAAGGCAGCAGTGTTCGATAATACTTTTCAGAAATTTTATAGTTCGGAATGATTGCCTTATCCTCTTCGTTCTTGTCTTCCTGAACAACTTCCTCCTGCTTATTAAAATTGGGCGCACAGCCTGCAAGCAGAAGGGTTAGGGATAAAGCAAGCATCATCAGTTTTTTCACGGAGCTTACACCCTCTTACTTAATTTAATTCTTCAACCAGTCTCTCCTCGTTCCAAACCTCTACTCCAAGTTCCTGGGCCTTCGTCAGTTTGGATCCAGCGTCTTCTCCGGCGATTACAACATCTGTTTTCTTGCTGACGCTTCCGGAAACTTTGCCGCCAAGCGCCTCTATTTTTTCTTTTGCTTCATTCCGGCTCATCATTTCAAGCTTTCCTGTCAGAACCACTGTTTTCCCTGCAAAAAAGCTATCCGAGTTTTCCGCCGAAACAGGCTTTGGCCCATTGTAAGCCATGTTGACTCCTGCTGCTTTCAGCTCGGCAATCAGTTCATGGGCTTCTTCCTGTTCAAAGAAAGAAACAATGGAATCAGCCATTTTTTCACCAATTTCATTGATAGCTGTTAAATTGTCCCTTGATGCTTTTTCAAGTGCTTCCATATGGCCAAACTCCTGGGCCAGCGTTTTGGCTGCCTTTGCGCCAACATGGCGGATTCCCAGACCAAATAAAAGCTTTTCCAATGAGTTGCCCTTGGAGTTTTCAATTGCCTGAATGAGATTATTTACTGACTTTTCACCCATCCTCTCGAGCTGGATGAGCTGTTCATACGTTAATTTATAGATATCTGCCACATCTTTAATCAGATTTTCGGCAAATAATTGGCTGATCACCTTTTCACCAAGGCCATCAATGTTCATGGCGTTGCGGGAAACAAAGTGAATTAGGCCTTCCCTGATCTGGGCCGGGCACTTTGGATTAATGCAGCGCAATGCCACTTCACCATCAAGGCGGACCAGTTCGCTTTCGCACTCAGGGCAATGTGTCGGCATGCTAAAATCCTGCTCCTCACCCGTTCTCCTGTCAGCTAATACATTTACAACTTCAGGGATAATATCTCCTGCTTTTTTCACAACGACCTGATCGCCAATTTTAATATCTTTTTCACGAATTAAATCTTCGTTGTGCAGGGATGCCCTTTGGACAGTCGTTCCGGCAACACGGACAGGCTCCAGAAGCGCAGTTGGCGTTACTACGCCAGTTCGTCCCACGCTTAATTCAATATCCCTTAATGTGGTAACAACCTCTTCTGCAGGGAATTTATAAGCGATGGCCCAGCGTGGGCTTTTTGCCGTAGTGCCGAGCTGCTCCTGTGATTCCAGTGAATCGACTTTAATAACGATGCCATCAATATCATAAGACAGATTCGGGCGTTTGTCAGTCCATCCTTGCACATAATCAATGACTTCCTCAATGCTTTCACATCTTTTGCGCTCTTTATTCGTTTTGAATCCCAGGCTATCCAAATAATTCAGGCCTTCGCTATGAGAGACGATTCCAGTATCCCCTGCATTCGCTATGCCATATACAAATATATCCAGATTACGCTTCGCCGCAAGGCGCGGATCAAGCTGTCTCAATGAACCCGCTGCTGCATTCCTTGGATTTGCAAAAGGTTCTTCCCCATTCTCTTCTTTTGCTTTATTCAGTTTCTCAAAAGAACGCCTTGGCATGAAGGCCTCACCGCGCACTTCCATTGTGACGTTCTCTTTCAGCCGAAGAGGAATGGAGCGGATGGTTTTTAAGTTTGCTGTGATATTTTCACCAATGGATCCGTCACCGCGCGTGGCACCGAGAATAAATAAACCATCCTCATAACGCAGGGAGACAGCCAGTCCATCGATTTTCAATTCACATACATAAGAAACATTTTCACCTGCACCCTGGCGGACACGGCGGTCAAAATCTCTTAAGTCCTGTTCATTAAAGGCATTGCCCAAACTGAGCATCTGTGACTGATGCTCCACTTTCTCAAACATATCAAGGATTTCCCCTCCAACCCGCTGTGTTGGAGAATCTTCTGTTTTCAGCTCGGGAAATTTCTCTTCAAGCTCAATAAGGTCCCTCATCAGCCTATCGTATTCAGCATCCGGAACAGACGGCTGATCAAGAACATGGTACTCATAATTATACTGATTCAAAAGGTTGTGCAGATCTTTCACCTTTTTTTCTGCCAATTGAAGGTCCATACATTCAACCCTTTCTATAATCCTTTAAAAGACGCCCTGGCAGGCTGCATTCTATGATTATGCCTTTGTAATCGGTGCAAATTTGGCCAGCAGACGTTTAATGCCAACTGGTTTCGGGAATGCAATATCCAGCTCTGTTCCTTCGCCGGAGCCTTTTACACTGACAACTGTACCTGTTCCCCATTTTCCGTGCTGGGCTTTGTCGCCGACTTTCCAGTCAATGTCATCTCCGCCTGTGTTCGATGCAGATGGACGCACCACTGCTTTCCGCTGAGGCTGTGCTCCTCTTGAAGCAGAAGGAGATCCAAACGGTGATGATCCAAATGGAGACGGCTTTTTAGCAGGTTCAAGGCCATCCAGCAAATCAGCAGGAATTTCTTTGATGAATCGGGATGGCGGATTCATATTCGTGCGTCCAAATAAAGTACGCATTTGAGCGTTCGTAATGAAGAGCTCCTCTTCTGCCCTAGTGATTCCCACATAAGCAAGACGGCGCTCCTCTTCCATTTCCGATTCTTCCATTAGAGAACGGCTGTGCGGGAATACACCTTCTTCAAGTCCAAGTAAAAAGACAACAGGGAACTCAAGTCCTTTTGCTGAGTGAAGTGTCATAAGAACAACTGATTCAGCTTTTTCGCCATCATCATCCAATTTATCAATGTCAGCCACAAGAGCCAGATCAGTCAAAAATGCGATAAGCGATTTATCTTCGCTGGCTTCTTCAAAGTTTTTCGTAACGGAAAGGAATTCATCAATATTTTCAAGACGGCTCTGTGCTTCAATGGACTTCTCGGCAATAAGCATATCGCGGTAGCCTGATTTCTCCAGCAGCTCTTCCACAAGTTCTGTCACAGATAAGTATTCCTGCATTTGTGTATAGTTTTTAACCAAATCCCTGAATTCAATAGCCCCTTTTGTAATTTTCGGGCTCAGCCCAATCAGTTCAATGGACTCAAGAGCTTCAAACATGCTCATCTCGTGAAGCTGAGCAAAGTTGGCGATTTTATCAACCGATCCGGAGCCGATTCCGCGTTTTGGCACATTGATAACACGCTGAAGGCTGATATCATCATCCGGATTTGCAATCAGACGCAGGTAAGCAAGGATGTCCTTAATTTCTTTGCGATCGTAGAACTTGATGCCGCCGACAATGGAATATTCAATGTTCGACTTTAACAGCACTTCCTCCATTACACGGGACTGTGCGTTTGTGCGGTACAAGATAGCAATATCCGAAAAGCTTCGCTTGCCGCTGCTGATATATTCTTTAATTTTGCCTGCAACAAACTGCGCTTCTCCCTGTTCGCTGTCGGCACGATAGTAGAAAATTTTATTGCCTTCTGCGTTTTCGGTCCAGAGGTTTTTTGGCTTTCTATTGAGGTTCTTGCTGATGACTTCGTTCGCAGCCAGCAGAATCCTTTTTGTTGAACGGTAATTTTGTTCGAGCATAATAGCCTGTGCATTCGGGTAATCCTTTTCAAAAGAAAGGATGTTGGCTATATCCGCACCGCGCCATTTATAGATGGACTGATCAGAATCACCAACGACACACAGATTCTTAAAACGGCTTGCCAAAAGCTTGACCAGCATATACTGCGCTCTGTTAGTATCCTGGTACTCATCCACATGAATGTACTGGAATTTGCGCTGATAATATTCAAGCACTTCCGGCACCCTCTGGAACAGCTGAATCGTGATCATAATAAGATCATCAAAATCAAGCGCCTGGTTGCGTCTTAGTCTCTTTTGGTACTCTGTATATACATCACTTGCAACCTGCTGAATATAATCTCCTGCTGTTTTCGCATACTCTTCAGGGGTAATTAATTCATTTTTTGCCGAGCTGATGGACCCCAGGATAGCACGCGGATCAAATTTCTTTGGATCCAGGTTTTTATCCTTTAGGATTGATTTAATCACCGATTGCTGATCTGTTGAATCCAGAATCGTAAAATTGCGGTTATAGCCAATACGGTCAATATCTCTTCTTAAGATCCGCACGCACATGGAGTGGAACGTCGAAATCCAGATTTCATCTGCTGCTCCGCCCATCATGTTATGAATACGGTCACGCATTTCACGGGCTGCTTTGTTTGTAAAGGTGATTGCCAGAATATTGTAGGGGTTAACACCCTTTTCTACCATTAAGTAAGCAATCCTGTGAGTAAGCACTCTTGTCTTTCCGCTTCCCGCTCCTGCCATTATAAGAAGTGGTCCGTCTGTTGCTTTTACCGCATTTTGCTGCTGCGGATTCAGTCCGTTCAATAATTTATCCGTTAAAAATTGCATTCCTTCTCTTCACCACCATAGAAACATATGTTCTTATAATCTATTTTATCTTTTTTTATAATCATCAGCAACTGAATTAAGCGCGAACAGCTTCGACAGTAGACAATGCAGCGTGCAGATCATCGTAAATGATATTTCCGACCACAATTACGTCTGCATGCTCTGCCATTTCACTTGCCTGCTCTGCATTCACGATGCCTCCGCCGTAAAATAATACGGTTTCTTCAAGCGTATTTTTCACCTCTGCGACCACATCAGCGTCTCCGTACTTTCCGCTGTATTCCAGATAGAAGATTGGAAGGCTGAACATCTTCTCTGCCATCATGGCATATGCCCTTACCTCATCCAATGATAAATCTGTCCGTGAATTGGTAACGTGTGCCGCTTTACATTCTTCATTCAAGATGCAATAACCCTGAACCAGAATTTCTTCCCAATTCATAATATCCCCATATTCTTTTACAGCTTCCTGATGAAGGCCTGTAATCCACTTTACGTCGCGGCTGTTAAGGACTGTCGGAATAAAATATAAGTCAAAGCCCGGAGTAATCGAATCAATGGTTGAAACTTCCAGCACACAAGGAACAGTATATCGGCGGATGCGGGCCATTAAATCCAGCACCTTTTCCAGAGTGACTCCGTCCGTTCCGCCCACAATAATCGCGTCTGTTCCTGACTCACAAATCATTTCCAGGTTTTCATCTGATATATTTTTATCCGGATCGAGCTTAAAAACGTGGCTCCATTCGCGAACATCATACATGCAAAATTGCCTCCATTCTATCATTCCATTTCATCATTATATCATTTAAGATTGGGAATAAAAAATAAAAGCTGAAGCGCCTCGAACAGCCCCAACAAGCGCTGGCCGACTAAAAACGCCACGTCCTGCGGCAACGCCGGCACTAGCACATCCTGTACGTCGGAAGGCCAGTGGATGAAGTCGTTTTTTTGACTTCATCCACTGGCCTGAAGCGACCTCGATAGGCTGGGCGCTGAAGCTGGATAAAAAAGAAAAGCGGGAAGTCTTTATGAGGTGGAAAAAATTAATAGGGAAGACAAAGAAAAAAACCGCGGGAACAGCCCCATCGGTTTAAGCAAAAGGAATATTTACGCTTTTTCAGCTTCTTCTTCTTTTATTCTTTCCAATGCCATTTCATAAGCATCATTTCCATAATTGAGGCATCGTTTCACACGGGAAATGGTTGCCGTGCTTGCACCCGTTTCTGTTTCGATTTTATGATATGTTTTGCCTTCACGAAGCATGCGTGCCACTTCCAGACGCTGAGCCAGGGACTGTATTTCATTTACTGTACATAAGTCATCAAAGAAGCGATAGCACTCTTCCAGGTCTTTTAAAGATAAAACAGACTTAAATAACTGATCCAGTTCTTTGCCTCTTAGCTTATCAATTTGCATATATTTGCATACCCCTTTATTGTAATAGTTTTGTACATAATTATTGTTTATCTTCAAAGGAAACCGTTTGCTCAAGGCCCGGGCTTGATGGAACGATGTTGATCCAGGTCTTTCCTGGCACCAGGCCAGCCTGTTTTCCATTCAATACAGGAAGAATTCGCCCGTCAATATTTTTCCATTCTGCTTCTGTCACTTTCCCTTTTTGCAGGAGATACCCTTTCCCCCCAGAAGTTAAGTTAATATCACGGCGGCCCGAGCTGTCAACCACTTTATGCTCTGCTTCTGCAATGAAGATGTTATCAAGCAGTACAGGTTCGCCGGATTTGTAATCAGATGTAAGTTCGCCATTGGAATGCCTTTTGTATTTCTCCAGTCCCGCATCATATTCATAGATGACATTGAATAATTCATTGTCCAAGTAGGAGATCATGGCAGAGTCAGCATCCTCGCCCTGAATAGCCTTTGCATCTTCCTTCGACAGAAAATCTAGAGATTCAGGTTCGTCTTCCATCGCATAATTTCTTTCTTTTGCACCCTTCAGCACATTTTCGAATGAAATATAGGAGTTATGCGGAGCCTGGCGGAAGCTTTCCCGTTTAAACAATGTACCGTCATATTGCATTCCATTCAGATTATCAATATAGCCCTGATCCAGCAATTCTTTGGCTTCCGGACTATAGCCATGGGCAATGTAGAGGCTGTCATAGCCTTTAGCCAGCTCAATATAATAATCCCTCGAACTTCTGACCGGCCCTATCATTTCAGGCTGCTCGCTTTGAAAAATAGCAAGGAAACGGGTCACATCCCCTTCTGCCAGCATTTCATAGACGACATCAGCCTGGTTAATCCCGGATTGCGGACGGGCTTTTGGATGATTGTTGATCATCACCGCCACAGCCCTTCCATCCACCTCGGTTTCCGATCCGAAGCCTGTGAGCGGATATTGAAATGGAAATTCTTTATCAGAGCTGACCCCTTTTGTGGCTTCTTCCGCTTTTTCCGTATCCTGCTTTTCAGGCTCTTCAGCTTTTTCTTTGCTGCAGCCAGAAACTAAAAGCATTGCCGCCGCTGATACAGCTATCCATCTTTTTAGCATTTAGCACCCCTGTGTATTTTGCTATGATGCAGTTTCTATGTTAGCTCCACTGAGCAGTTTTTATCTCTATTATATTGCATTACTTTTATATTTTAACGCATTATCGTTGGAAAGAGTACCGTTTTATTCATTACATCATACATTCCCTGCTGGGTAATCCTGATGTAAGGCAGATGCGTTGAAGAGAAAAAGAGCAGCGTATACATTGGATCTTCATGTTTATAGCCTTGATCACGCAAATAATGCACCAGCAGTTTTTCTTCCTCTATTAATTCCTCCACATTTTTATGGGACATCACACCCTTTAAGCGGAGTTCCATTTCCTGGACAATTCTTCCCCCTTCTGATATGACAATGCCTCCGCCGATTTCTTTCAGCCGGTTAAAAGCATTCAGCATTTCCTGTTTGCTTTTTCCTATTAAGATAATGTCACCGGTATTAGAAAAGGAACTTGCCATTCCATCCAGGCTCTTCGAGAACCCTTTTAGTATCGTATTTATGCGCCAGTTTCCATTCCGGTCAATAAGCATGAAGAAACATTCATCATGGTCTTTCTCCAGTTCTTCAGATGATACGTCAATCATGATGGAGTAGGGCTTCGTAATAACCGCATTCTCCAGTTTTATCCCGAAAGGCATGGAGAATTGCATATCATCAGCAGTCAGATCCCAATCAATATCCAGTGGTTCAAAGCCGTATTCTTCCCATTCTACAGGCTTATAGGCGTGCAGGTTTTCACCGTCTCTTTTCACCCATTCCCCTTTGGCAATAACAGATAATGGAGTTGGTTCTTTTTCATCTGACAGGAAATTAATATTGGCCACTCTTCCTGTCGCAATGGAGCCATGCAAATAATCGATTCCATAATGACGGGCCACATTAATGGTAGCCATATTATAAGCATCGATAACCGGCACACCTTTATCTATAGCGATGCGGATCATATGGTCAATGATTCCCTGTTCATAGAAGGAGGAAAAGGAACCATCTGTTGTGAAGATCATCCGATCGTATTGATCAATGCCGATTTCATGCATCTCGTCCAATAAAACCGGCAGGTCGGGACGGATGGAAGAATATCTGAGAGATACGGTATATCCCTGTAAAAGACGATTATAAACATCTTTTCCCGTCATCGACTCATGGTCGCAATCAGCACCAAGCAGCATAAGCTTTGCCAGCGTTTTTTCGGATGCCCCCGGAAAATGGCCTTCGATCTTTTTCCTCATCCGCTTTGTCTCCTGAATCCAATGAAGCATCATATCATCGCCATCCAATAGCTTCGGCCAGCCAGTCAGCTCTCCTCCCTGAAGCACAGCATCATGCTCAAGCCATGATTTAACGTTCCCGTGTGAAAAAACGGATTCTTCATGCTGGATTTCCGTTTGGGCATCAAATCGGCACCACCAATACGTTGTTGCAGGCATGTTTCTCATTTCCTTCAAAAAAGAAAACGCTTTCTTTTTATCCTGCTGTAAAGCAAGCACCATATTGTCATTAATCAAGGTTGTTGTACCAAACTGCGATGCATAGCTCGCCAGGGAATGGGGATTATATAATTGAAATGGATGGGCATGCGGCTCAATATATCCAGGAACCAGCGTGAGCCCTTTACAATCAACGACCTCACACTTTTCTATTATTTCTGGCAGCTTTTCACCCACATAAACAATACGGTCGCCATAAATCCATATATTTGCTGTTATCCATTTGCGAAGTGCCTGATTCAGATAACGAGCGTTCTTTAGTAATATCGTCGGTGACAGTTTTCCGTCCAATACGGAAACATGTTCACGCAAGTGCCTGTTTTTCCAACGGTAACGCTGTTCCAGCACCATACTCCCTCCCTTTTTGATATCTATATATAAAAGACTCTGTTTTTAGAATAAAATTAATGAGTGAAATGGCTTTAAATCAATAAAGAAAGCCCTTTCATTTCTCCTGTTTTACTATAGTAACATATTTCACTGTTTAACGCATTAAAGAATCAGTAAAAGATTGTAAAAATTTTGTGAAAGTGGTGAGATCTATGGATGTTAAACCAAATATCGGCATTGTAAATGCCCTAGTACGCATAACAGTCGGATTAACTGTCTTAGCCTGGAGCACTTCAAAGCTTGTGAAAAGACCTTGGCGGGACTCTTATCTCATGATGGCCATGCTGGGCGGCATGAAGGTGGCAGAGGGAATTGTCCGCTTTTGCCCTTTGACAGCTCTTTTTGAAAGAGGCCAGAATATGGTCCAGGAAAAGAGAAAGCAGGAAGGCAATCACAATAATGATGAGGCTGTTGAGGAAATTCTGCCTTATAACCCCTCTTAAATTTCTAAAAAAATCCAGCTCCCTATATGGGGGCTGGAAAATTGAAAGGAGCTGACAATATGTTTTGGGAATACATAATGGACATGACGTTCGTCCTGGCAGCAATAATTGGAAGCATTGTAGCACTCCTGTTTGTGTATATCCGGAAGACTAAGAAAGGACGTGCGCGATAGCTTTATCGGCAATATCTTTGCGGTAGAATACACCTTCACACTGTAGATTTTCTAGTTCGGAATATACCTTTTGCTGTGCTTCTTTCAGAGTAGGAGCTTTAGCGCCTGCCAGCAGCACGCGGCCTCCATTTGTCACATACTCACCTGAGCTGTTTCTATCAGTCCCGGCATGGAAGACCGAGACATTTTTAAGCGATTGCAGCCCATTCAGAACAGCTCCTTTTTCATATGCTTCAGGGTAGCCCTTAGAAGCAGCAACCACTCCGACGATTGCTTCCTTATCCCACTCGATTTCAGGCTGTTCCCCTTTTAGAACCGCCAGCATTACCTCCGCCAGATCCGACTTCATGCGGGGCAAAATCACCTGTGTTTCAGGATCTCCAAAACGGGCATTAAATTCTATTACCTTCGGGCCTGCTGTTGTTTTAATCAGACCTGCATACAGGATTCCGGTAAAACTTCTGCCTTCCTGAACCATTGCTTTTGCTGCCGGCTTCAAAACTTTTTCCACAGCAGCTGCAACTGTTTCATCACCAATATGCGGTACCGGTGAATAGGCCCCCATTCCACCAGTGTTCGGTCCCTTGTCTCCATCATAGGCACGCTTGTGGTCCTGGGCAATTTCAAGCGGAATCACCTTTTCTCCATTCACAAAGGCCATTAAGGAAAATTCTTCGCCTTCAAGGAATTCTTCAATTACAACTGTTGAAGAAGCTTGACCAAACTTTTCATTTAATAATAGTTCCTCAATCCCAGACAATGCTTCCTGCATAGTCATGGCCACTATTACGCCTTTTCCGGCTGCAAGGCCATCTGCTTTCAGAACAATGGGAGCGCCTTTTGCTTCAATATAGGCTTTCGCTCTTTCATAGTTGCTGAATACCCCATATTCGGCAGTGGGGATAGCATATTTCTTCATAAGCTCTTTGGCAAAGGACTTGCTGCCTTCAATTTCGGCTGCTGCTTTTCTCGGTCCAAATACCTTTAACCCCGCTTCTTCAAATCGGTCAGCCAATCCCTCAAGCAGCGGCACTTCCGGCCCGATTACAGTCAATTCGATTTGATTATCCTGAGCAAACTGCACAAGTTTTTCCTGATCATTTTCCTGGATGGCAACCAGCTGAGCTGAATCTTCCATTCCCGGATTTCCTGGAGCCGCAAAAACCTGCTTCACTGAAGGGCTTTGATTCATTTTCCAGCAAATTGCATGCTCACGGCCGCCTCTTCCAATAACCAATACCTTCATTACGCCCACCTCCATAAAAATGTCAGCTATAATAGCAAGGCCCCTGATCGAGGCGCTTCTGCTTTTCGTATTGTCCAGCTCCAGCGCCTAGGGGCTCGAGGTCATAAGCCAACCTGTCAAAAAGGTAAGGGCCACCTTTCCGACAGCTCGTCTTATGCTTGAGGCTCCCAGGATGGGAGTCATGCAGACGTTGCCACAGGACGTGGCGTTCTTAGTCTGCTTTCCTTCCTAATCGAGGCGCTTCTGCTTTTCGTTTTGTCCAGCTCCAGCGCCTAGGGGCTCGAGGTCATAAGCCAAACTGTCAAAAAGGTAAAAAGCAACCTTTCCGACAGCTCGTCTTATGCTTGAGGCTCCCAGGATGGGAGTCATGCAGACGTTGCCACAGGACGTGGCGTTCTTAGTCTGCTTTCCTTCCTGATCGAGGCGCTTCTGCTTTTCGTTTAATGTTTAAAATGGCGTACGCCTGTAAAGACCATTGCAATTCCGTACTCATCAGCCATTTTGATGGAATCCTCATCACGGATTGATCCTCCCGGCTGGATGATGGCTGTGATGCCTGCTTTGGCTGCCGTTTCAACCGTATCGTTCATTGGGAAAAAGGCATCGGATGCCATTACCGCTCCGTTCGCTTTTTCACCGGCCTGTTCAAGTGCAATTTTGGCAGAGCCAACGCGGTTCATCTGCCCGGCACCGACTCCAAGTGTCATGTTTGCATCATTTACGACAATGGCATTGGATTTCACATGCTTTACAACTTTCCAGCCCAGCTTCAATGCTTTCCACTCTTCTTCCGTTGGCTCTCTCTTGGTCGCAACTTTTACTTCTGCATCTTCAAGAGTGAATAGATCATATTCCTGTGTCAGCAAGCCGCCCTCAATAGCGGACAATCTCATCTCTGTTTTCTTTTTGCCTTCGAAAGGAATTGTCAGCAGGCGCAGATTCTTTTTCCCTTTTAAAATCTCAAGCGCTTCGTTTGAGAAGGAAGGTGCAATGATGATTTCAAGGAAGATTTCATATAGCTTTTTCGCTGTCTCAGCATCTACTTCCCTGTTCAGGGCAATAATGCCGCCGAAGATAGATACAGGATCCGCCTCGAAAGCTTTTGAAAAAGCTTCGAATACATTCTCCCCAGACCCCACTCCGCAAGGATTCATATGCTTAACAGCAACTGCTGCAGGCTCTGAGAATTCTTTTACGATTTGGAGAGCTGCATCTGCATCATTGATATTGTTGTAGGATAATTCCTTGCCGTGAAGCTGTTCAGCGTTAGCAATCGAAAATTCAGAACCAAGCGGCTTGCGGTAAAAAGCAGCCTTTTGATGCGGATTCTCCCCATACCTCAATGTTTGCTTCAGTTCATACGTAACAGTTAATTTTT is a genomic window containing:
- the pcrA gene encoding DNA helicase PcrA, yielding MQFLTDKLLNGLNPQQQNAVKATDGPLLIMAGAGSGKTRVLTHRIAYLMVEKGVNPYNILAITFTNKAAREMRDRIHNMMGGAADEIWISTFHSMCVRILRRDIDRIGYNRNFTILDSTDQQSVIKSILKDKNLDPKKFDPRAILGSISSAKNELITPEEYAKTAGDYIQQVASDVYTEYQKRLRRNQALDFDDLIMITIQLFQRVPEVLEYYQRKFQYIHVDEYQDTNRAQYMLVKLLASRFKNLCVVGDSDQSIYKWRGADIANILSFEKDYPNAQAIMLEQNYRSTKRILLAANEVISKNLNRKPKNLWTENAEGNKIFYYRADSEQGEAQFVAGKIKEYISSGKRSFSDIAILYRTNAQSRVMEEVLLKSNIEYSIVGGIKFYDRKEIKDILAYLRLIANPDDDISLQRVINVPKRGIGSGSVDKIANFAQLHEMSMFEALESIELIGLSPKITKGAIEFRDLVKNYTQMQEYLSVTELVEELLEKSGYRDMLIAEKSIEAQSRLENIDEFLSVTKNFEEASEDKSLIAFLTDLALVADIDKLDDDGEKAESVVLMTLHSAKGLEFPVVFLLGLEEGVFPHSRSLMEESEMEEERRLAYVGITRAEEELFITNAQMRTLFGRTNMNPPSRFIKEIPADLLDGLEPAKKPSPFGSSPFGSPSASRGAQPQRKAVVRPSASNTGGDDIDWKVGDKAQHGKWGTGTVVSVKGSGEGTELDIAFPKPVGIKRLLAKFAPITKA
- the ligA gene encoding NAD-dependent DNA ligase LigA; translation: MDLQLAEKKVKDLHNLLNQYNYEYHVLDQPSVPDAEYDRLMRDLIELEEKFPELKTEDSPTQRVGGEILDMFEKVEHQSQMLSLGNAFNEQDLRDFDRRVRQGAGENVSYVCELKIDGLAVSLRYEDGLFILGATRGDGSIGENITANLKTIRSIPLRLKENVTMEVRGEAFMPRRSFEKLNKAKEENGEEPFANPRNAAAGSLRQLDPRLAAKRNLDIFVYGIANAGDTGIVSHSEGLNYLDSLGFKTNKERKRCESIEEVIDYVQGWTDKRPNLSYDIDGIVIKVDSLESQEQLGTTAKSPRWAIAYKFPAEEVVTTLRDIELSVGRTGVVTPTALLEPVRVAGTTVQRASLHNEDLIREKDIKIGDQVVVKKAGDIIPEVVNVLADRRTGEEQDFSMPTHCPECESELVRLDGEVALRCINPKCPAQIREGLIHFVSRNAMNIDGLGEKVISQLFAENLIKDVADIYKLTYEQLIQLERMGEKSVNNLIQAIENSKGNSLEKLLFGLGIRHVGAKAAKTLAQEFGHMEALEKASRDNLTAINEIGEKMADSIVSFFEQEEAHELIAELKAAGVNMAYNGPKPVSAENSDSFFAGKTVVLTGKLEMMSRNEAKEKIEALGGKVSGSVSKKTDVVIAGEDAGSKLTKAQELGVEVWNEERLVEELN
- a CDS encoding adenine deaminase C-terminal domain-containing protein, producing the protein MLEQRYRWKNRHLREHVSVLDGKLSPTILLKNARYLNQALRKWITANIWIYGDRIVYVGEKLPEIIEKCEVVDCKGLTLVPGYIEPHAHPFQLYNPHSLASYASQFGTTTLINDNMVLALQQDKKKAFSFLKEMRNMPATTYWWCRFDAQTEIQHEESVFSHGNVKSWLEHDAVLQGGELTGWPKLLDGDDMMLHWIQETKRMRKKIEGHFPGASEKTLAKLMLLGADCDHESMTGKDVYNRLLQGYTVSLRYSSIRPDLPVLLDEMHEIGIDQYDRMIFTTDGSFSSFYEQGIIDHMIRIAIDKGVPVIDAYNMATINVARHYGIDYLHGSIATGRVANINFLSDEKEPTPLSVIAKGEWVKRDGENLHAYKPVEWEEYGFEPLDIDWDLTADDMQFSMPFGIKLENAVITKPYSIMIDVSSEELEKDHDECFFMLIDRNGNWRINTILKGFSKSLDGMASSFSNTGDIILIGKSKQEMLNAFNRLKEIGGGIVISEGGRIVQEMELRLKGVMSHKNVEELIEEEKLLVHYLRDQGYKHEDPMYTLLFFSSTHLPYIRITQQGMYDVMNKTVLFPTIMR
- a CDS encoding heptaprenylglyceryl phosphate synthase, which encodes MYDVREWSHVFKLDPDKNISDENLEMICESGTDAIIVGGTDGVTLEKVLDLMARIRRYTVPCVLEVSTIDSITPGFDLYFIPTVLNSRDVKWITGLHQEAVKEYGDIMNWEEILVQGYCILNEECKAAHVTNSRTDLSLDEVRAYAMMAEKMFSLPIFYLEYSGKYGDADVVAEVKNTLEETVLFYGGGIVNAEQASEMAEHADVIVVGNIIYDDLHAALSTVEAVRA
- a CDS encoding YerC/YecD family TrpR-related protein, with protein sequence MQIDKLRGKELDQLFKSVLSLKDLEECYRFFDDLCTVNEIQSLAQRLEVARMLREGKTYHKIETETGASTATISRVKRCLNYGNDAYEMALERIKEEEAEKA
- a CDS encoding DUF3048 domain-containing protein; translated protein: MLKRWIAVSAAAMLLVSGCSKEKAEEPEKQDTEKAEEATKGVSSDKEFPFQYPLTGFGSETEVDGRAVAVMINNHPKARPQSGINQADVVYEMLAEGDVTRFLAIFQSEQPEMIGPVRSSRDYYIELAKGYDSLYIAHGYSPEAKELLDQGYIDNLNGMQYDGTLFKRESFRQAPHNSYISFENVLKGAKERNYAMEDEPESLDFLSKEDAKAIQGEDADSAMISYLDNELFNVIYEYDAGLEKYKRHSNGELTSDYKSGEPVLLDNIFIAEAEHKVVDSSGRRDINLTSGGKGYLLQKGKVTEAEWKNIDGRILPVLNGKQAGLVPGKTWINIVPSSPGLEQTVSFEDKQ
- a CDS encoding DUF2892 domain-containing protein — its product is MDVKPNIGIVNALVRITVGLTVLAWSTSKLVKRPWRDSYLMMAMLGGMKVAEGIVRFCPLTALFERGQNMVQEKRKQEGNHNNDEAVEEILPYNPS